The window CAGGAAAAGAAGACGCAGCCCCACAAGACCAAGCTCGCCAGCCGATAGAGTTTCATCGTGTGTCCTTTCGATGACAGGTGACACGTTCGCAGCCATAAAGCCTCGGCCACTTCCCGACCGCAGCCGACCCCTCACGCTCCGCACCGGCCACACTTTGCCTGGGCGCTCTTCCTGGATTGCGCCGCAAGGCCTTTCCAGGCGGCGTCTAAGGCCCGGACGGTGCATGCCTTCCCCTTGTGCAAGCCCATCCTCGCAGGCAGCGGTGCTGGACCCAGACGCAGTCTGCGAGGCGGCAGGGCCCAAATGCGCCTTTCATTGAGCGCGCAACCGGCGAGAAGCTGCTTCCTGGCGCGCCACTGACGCTCCTCGTCAGGTGCGCAAGTAAGAGGCGCCGTTGACGTCCAGAATCGCGCCGGTAAGGTACTCGTTGCCAGGGGCCGCCAGGAAAAGCACTGTTCGTGCCACTTCTTCTGGCAAGGCCAACCGGCCAAAGGGGATCTGCTTGCGGATTTCCTCCTCCTGCAGATCGGGCCGAGCTCCGGAGGCAGTGGCCACAAAGCCCGGAGCCACCACTGCCACGTAGATGTGGTGCGGGGCCAAGGCCACCGCCAGCGATTGACTCATGGCGTTGAGCGCCGCCTTGGCAGCACCGTACGCCGGCTTGAGCGGTTCCCCGCGAAACGCACCCCGCGAGGAGACGTTGACGATGCGGCCACCGCCTTGCCTGAGCATCTGCTGCACTGCCCAATAGGTGACCTGTACGGCGCTGAGGAGGTTCATGCGCAAGGTCCGCTCCCACGCCTGCAGCCACTCCTCGTAGGCAAGGTCGGTAATGCGGTGAACTGGTCCGGCGCCGCCTGCGTTGTTCACCAGCACGTCCACGCCCCCAAAAGACGCAACGACCTCCTGAACAAGCCGACGCGCCTCCTGCGGTCGTGACACGTCTGCCTGCGCCAGAAGGTGAGGCCCTCCGGGAAGCAGAGAGAAGAGCTCCTCAGCTGCCGCCCGATTGGCGCGATAGTTGACCGCAACCCGTGCTCCGGCCTCGGCAAAGGCCATGCACACCGCCCGGCCGATTCCCCGGGCCCCGCCAGTGACCAGCACACACTTGTCGGCAAACTGCATGGGCGAAACCTTTCCTTCGGATGAAGACATGCCCGTGGTGAGGCCATGTCCAAGACCTGGGCCTGCCTGATCAGCCTGCGGATGTGGAACAGGCCGCCTACCAGCAGAAGCGCCACCGCCGAGAAGGCGTGGCGTCCTATCTGCGGTTGCGCCAGAAGCAAAAAGTCATATGACCCGTGGTAAGCCACGGCCCACGCTAACCCCTTGGCGAGCTCTAACCGCCGGGGACCATCGTTGGGCGAAGTGGGAAAGGCCTACATGATACCCCATCACCGCAGAGGCGATGGCGTGCATAGGCACGGCCGTAAAGGCGCGTGCCAGCGCCACTTTCATCCCCCAGTCCACAACGAAAATGATGTTCTCCAGGCCGGCAAACCCCAGGGTGGCCACCACCGCGTAGACGATACCGTCCATGATCTCGTCAAAGGCGCGCCTTCGATAGCAGCAGCGCATGACGACCAGCAGCTTGAGACCCTCCTCGCAGAGCGCCACCACCATGTAGGCCTCCACGATTCTGCGCGGAAATTGGCTGCCAAAAAGCGCCTCCGCCAGCGATGAAAAGAACGTCTCGGTCATCCCTGCGGGAATGGTGGCGGCAAAGCCCCAGGCGAAGGCCACCAGCAGCAGCCCGCGCGGCTCCGGTCGCCTTCTGTCCTGCCGGTGGAAGTAGGCGATCAGGTACAGCGAGGGAATCACTGCCATGGCCACTGAGATGACTACGTACATGGGCGCGCCAGTCCGGATGTTCGCCAACCCTTACGTCCGGGTAAGGTGCCAGGAAGCAGCTTCGTCGCTTACTCGTCCAGGAGTCGCTTCTGGCCTTTGAGTTCCTGTATGTCGGTGATGTTCTGCGTGGCTTCCAGGCAGCCCAAATAGTTGCCTTGCCCATCCCGGAGGGCGTAGTACTCGATGAGGATCTTCTGCGGCCGCTCGTGCCCTTCTAGG is drawn from candidate division KSB1 bacterium and contains these coding sequences:
- a CDS encoding SDR family oxidoreductase, whose product is MQFADKCVLVTGGARGIGRAVCMAFAEAGARVAVNYRANRAAAEELFSLLPGGPHLLAQADVSRPQEARRLVQEVVASFGGVDVLVNNAGGAGPVHRITDLAYEEWLQAWERTLRMNLLSAVQVTYWAVQQMLRQGGGRIVNVSSRGAFRGEPLKPAYGAAKAALNAMSQSLAVALAPHHIYVAVVAPGFVATASGARPDLQEEEIRKQIPFGRLALPEEVARTVLFLAAPGNEYLTGAILDVNGASYLRT
- a CDS encoding PrsW family glutamic-type intramembrane protease, giving the protein MYVVISVAMAVIPSLYLIAYFHRQDRRRPEPRGLLLVAFAWGFAATIPAGMTETFFSSLAEALFGSQFPRRIVEAYMVVALCEEGLKLLVVMRCCYRRRAFDEIMDGIVYAVVATLGFAGLENIIFVVDWGMKVALARAFTAVPMHAIASAVMGYHVGLSHFAQRWSPAVRARQGVSVGRGLPRVI